CGTCGGGTATTCCTGATTATCGTTCGTTAGACGGTGTCTATGCCAGTCTTGAGGCACCAGAGTACTTGCTTAGTCATACGTGCTTGAAACGTGAACCTGAAAAGTTTTACCGATTTGTTAAAAATTTATACCATCCAGAAGCGCTGCCAAATGTCATTCATCAAGTGATGGTGGAGTTAGAGAAAGCCCAAGAAGTTTGTGTGATTACGCAAAATATTGATAGCTTACATCAAAAAGCTGGTCAGAAAAACTTAATTGAATTTCATGGCAGCTTGTATCATGTTTATTGTCAGCAGTGTGGCAAGTTGGTGCCGGTGAGCAGCTATTTAGATGGTGACTCTCATGAAGGGTGTGGCGGACAATTACGTCCTGACGTGGTGCTTTATGAAGAAGGATTGGACGAAAACAACGTGCAACACGCAATCCGTCAAGTCATGCAAGCTGATACGATTGTTGTAGTAGGGACTAGTTTGCGTGTTTATCCATTCGCGGGTCTCTTAGATTACCGTTCGCCAGATGC
This is a stretch of genomic DNA from Vagococcus zengguangii. It encodes these proteins:
- a CDS encoding NAD-dependent protein deacylase — protein: MTEKITIACEKIKAAKQLVFMTGAGVSVPSGIPDYRSLDGVYASLEAPEYLLSHTCLKREPEKFYRFVKNLYHPEALPNVIHQVMVELEKAQEVCVITQNIDSLHQKAGQKNLIEFHGSLYHVYCQQCGKLVPVSSYLDGDSHEGCGGQLRPDVVLYEEGLDENNVQHAIRQVMQADTIVVVGTSLRVYPFAGLLDYRSPDAQVILVNKEAHHVGAETLAVIGDATELFKQLKSELMKQ